One window of Chloroflexus aggregans DSM 9485 genomic DNA carries:
- a CDS encoding TAXI family TRAP transporter solute-binding subunit, producing MVSRMRVLGLLLVVALVSACGASPTTTAPTAAPAGEAQQPAPAPAQTLRYAFGGGPVGGVFQVYADVLSLIIKEKVPGVDITAEGTGGSAENLRSVNAGDRQFGIVYSGDVALGALGQLPDDPTVYDKVMPVAPLYGGVAHLVVSEASGINSVNDLVGKRIALGNAGSGAALSAERYFKALGLFDKIQVEYLGYSQAAAAMADGQLDGFWVLAGFPNASVREAAAATKIKLIDIYTPGVEGGFFQQYPFYSQRMLTGGAYDGVPNDVPSFQDTALWVANADVPEDIVYQALKAVYLEGGLDRLREAHPSAKEMGLEVGITGIANKLHPGAVKFWTEQGVQIPDNLK from the coding sequence GTGGTTTCACGCATGCGTGTGCTAGGCCTCTTACTGGTGGTGGCGTTAGTGAGTGCTTGTGGCGCTTCGCCCACCACCACTGCGCCTACGGCTGCTCCTGCCGGAGAAGCGCAACAACCTGCTCCTGCTCCTGCACAGACTCTTCGCTATGCTTTCGGTGGCGGTCCGGTGGGTGGCGTCTTTCAAGTGTATGCCGATGTACTCTCGCTGATTATTAAAGAGAAGGTGCCCGGTGTTGACATTACGGCAGAAGGCACCGGCGGCTCAGCCGAGAACTTACGCTCGGTTAATGCCGGTGATCGCCAGTTTGGGATTGTCTATTCGGGTGATGTGGCTCTCGGCGCACTTGGTCAACTGCCCGACGATCCCACCGTCTACGATAAGGTGATGCCGGTAGCACCGCTGTACGGCGGTGTAGCCCACCTGGTAGTGTCGGAAGCCAGTGGCATTAACTCGGTGAACGATCTCGTTGGCAAGCGGATTGCGCTTGGCAATGCCGGTTCGGGGGCTGCCTTGAGTGCTGAACGCTATTTCAAGGCGCTTGGTTTATTCGACAAGATCCAGGTCGAATACCTTGGCTATTCGCAGGCAGCCGCAGCTATGGCCGACGGCCAACTGGATGGGTTCTGGGTGCTGGCCGGCTTCCCCAACGCTTCGGTACGAGAGGCGGCGGCGGCAACCAAGATTAAGCTGATTGACATCTACACGCCCGGTGTGGAAGGTGGCTTCTTCCAGCAGTATCCCTTCTACTCGCAGCGGATGCTGACCGGTGGCGCGTATGATGGTGTTCCTAATGACGTGCCGAGCTTCCAGGATACGGCGCTGTGGGTCGCTAATGCCGATGTACCAGAAGACATCGTCTATCAAGCGCTAAAGGCGGTCTACCTCGAAGGTGGGTTGGATCGGCTACGCGAGGCGCATCCTTCGGCCAAGGAGATGGGGCTGGAAGTAGGCATTACCGGCATTGCCAATAAACTACATCCCGGTGCAGTTAAGTTCTGGACGGAGCAAGGCGTCCAGATTCCCGATAATCTGAAGTAA
- a CDS encoding TRAP transporter permease: protein MADIKQVNSGPLPTSDEIDQEKVRQYLEQEEKPTRALGRFWGTVVALIAVGMAGFYIYTAGTLPAPVQWQRGIYVMLTYILVLLLYPAVGKKSPLQPWLNRLAERMPAPLRTIIMPRGGPTIIDLVLIVVTVLVVGYFILNYPALQRRAGAYNPTDFTVSVIGLIISLEIARRVLGWSMTLIGLFFILYLRFGFVLYDIPILDTFAHRGQPWQRVATVLFLDQEGVFGVMANVLVSYVILFIFFGAFLSKAGASRFFIDLPLALAGRSTGGPAKVAVLSSALFGSISGSAIANTVSTGTFTIPMMKRAGFRPHVAGAIEPSASIGGAFMPPVMGAGAFLMSELTNTPYSVIVAISIVPAILYFLSVLTMVHFEAKKFGLTGIKTEQTAWQIIRHEWYLSLPLVVVIVMLARGFSPGYAAFWSILSCIPLMYLLPENVADFKNPAAQGGTLVNAFLRSTVRVIKTINEAIQKGVRDTLVIGATVGVIGMIVGTIYATGVGQRFANIIVSLSGGNILAAVVLIGLASLLLGMGVPVTASYLITAVIAVPALTSLGVALLAAHMIVYWFSQDSNITPPVCVAAYAGAAIAGADPWKTGWTSFKFAKLLYVMPILFAFTPEILMIGSSGQPLVDVEWSKVAMSWFSATLGTIAFSAVSMFYLVRKTKWWEWIIAALGAFLCFWPSLLTDLVGVMLVGGVWWWQWYDVRRQRQAQMQSSMAD from the coding sequence ATGGCTGACATCAAACAGGTAAATAGTGGCCCGCTACCCACAAGTGACGAAATCGATCAGGAAAAAGTTCGTCAATACCTTGAACAAGAAGAGAAACCAACCCGTGCCTTAGGCCGTTTTTGGGGCACAGTAGTAGCCCTCATTGCGGTTGGGATGGCCGGTTTTTATATCTATACTGCTGGAACGCTCCCGGCGCCGGTACAGTGGCAGCGTGGTATCTATGTCATGCTGACTTACATTCTCGTGCTGCTCCTCTACCCTGCCGTCGGCAAGAAGAGCCCTTTGCAACCGTGGTTGAACCGCTTGGCCGAGCGGATGCCGGCGCCGTTACGCACGATCATCATGCCGCGTGGTGGGCCGACGATTATCGATCTCGTGCTCATCGTGGTCACAGTGTTGGTCGTTGGCTATTTCATTCTGAACTATCCGGCGCTGCAACGACGGGCCGGCGCGTATAATCCAACCGACTTTACCGTCAGCGTGATCGGGTTGATCATCTCGCTTGAAATTGCTCGGCGCGTGCTCGGTTGGTCGATGACGCTGATCGGTCTCTTTTTCATCCTCTATCTGCGGTTTGGTTTTGTACTCTACGATATTCCCATTTTAGACACGTTTGCCCATCGCGGGCAGCCATGGCAGCGGGTGGCGACGGTGCTGTTCCTCGACCAAGAGGGTGTGTTTGGTGTGATGGCCAACGTGTTGGTCAGTTACGTCATTCTGTTTATCTTTTTTGGCGCCTTCCTCAGTAAAGCCGGCGCCAGTCGCTTTTTCATCGATCTGCCGCTCGCTTTAGCCGGGCGGAGTACCGGTGGACCGGCGAAGGTGGCCGTACTTTCATCGGCATTGTTTGGTTCGATTTCGGGAAGTGCAATTGCCAATACGGTGAGCACCGGTACCTTTACCATTCCGATGATGAAACGGGCCGGTTTTCGGCCTCACGTGGCCGGTGCGATTGAGCCATCAGCTTCGATTGGTGGAGCGTTTATGCCTCCGGTAATGGGTGCCGGTGCGTTCTTAATGTCGGAATTGACCAATACACCCTACTCGGTGATTGTTGCCATCTCAATTGTTCCGGCGATCCTCTATTTTCTCTCAGTCTTGACAATGGTGCATTTCGAGGCTAAGAAGTTTGGTCTTACCGGTATTAAAACCGAGCAGACTGCGTGGCAGATCATCCGCCACGAGTGGTATCTTTCGCTGCCATTAGTGGTCGTTATCGTGATGCTAGCCCGTGGCTTCTCGCCTGGCTATGCCGCGTTCTGGTCGATCTTGTCGTGTATTCCGCTGATGTATCTGTTGCCGGAAAATGTGGCTGATTTTAAGAATCCGGCTGCCCAAGGTGGAACGCTCGTCAATGCGTTTTTACGTAGTACAGTGCGTGTGATCAAGACGATTAATGAAGCAATCCAAAAAGGTGTGCGCGATACGTTAGTGATCGGCGCGACGGTCGGCGTGATCGGGATGATCGTCGGGACGATTTACGCTACCGGTGTCGGTCAGCGCTTCGCTAACATCATCGTCAGCTTGAGTGGTGGCAATATTTTAGCCGCTGTGGTGTTGATCGGGCTTGCTTCGCTATTGCTCGGCATGGGCGTTCCGGTGACGGCGTCGTACCTCATCACCGCCGTGATTGCGGTGCCAGCATTGACGAGTCTGGGAGTGGCGTTGTTGGCCGCGCACATGATCGTCTATTGGTTTAGCCAGGATAGCAACATCACGCCACCGGTGTGTGTGGCAGCGTATGCCGGGGCGGCGATTGCCGGCGCCGATCCGTGGAAGACGGGATGGACATCGTTTAAGTTTGCCAAGCTGCTCTATGTCATGCCCATTCTCTTCGCCTTTACACCGGAAATTCTGATGATCGGTTCGAGTGGTCAGCCGCTCGTCGATGTAGAATGGAGTAAAGTGGCGATGTCGTGGTTCTCGGCCACGCTCGGTACGATTGCCTTCTCGGCGGTATCGATGTTCTACCTTGTGCGTAAGACGAAGTGGTGGGAATGGATTATCGCTGCGCTTGGTGCATTTCTCTGCTTCTGGCCGAGCTTACTGACCGATCTGGTCGGAGTGATGCTGGTCGGTGGGGTGTGGTGGTGGCAGTGGTACGATGTGCGCCGCCAGCGCCAGGCACAGATGCAGTCAAGTATGGCTGATTAG
- a CDS encoding XdhC family protein, which translates to MHDIIDAIDRWLARGEQVAIATVVRTMGSSPRQVGAKMAVSSSGAMVGSVSGGCIEGAVFEACQEAIATGQARLLHFGVADETAWDVGLACGGTIDVLVEPLR; encoded by the coding sequence ATGCACGATATTATTGACGCAATTGATCGCTGGCTGGCTCGTGGCGAACAAGTGGCAATTGCAACGGTTGTGCGCACGATGGGGTCATCGCCACGGCAAGTAGGGGCGAAGATGGCAGTCTCGTCAAGTGGTGCAATGGTCGGTTCGGTCAGTGGTGGTTGCATTGAGGGTGCGGTGTTTGAGGCCTGCCAGGAGGCAATCGCGACCGGGCAAGCGCGTCTCCTCCATTTCGGTGTCGCCGATGAGACGGCGTGGGATGTAGGACTAGCTTGTGGCGGTACGATTGATGTCTTGGTCGAGCCATTGCGTTAG
- a CDS encoding XdhC family protein, with amino-acid sequence MGTIYELVRDAVRNGRSLATITVLAGGAVGAKMACTPDGQTFGDLGDPTLTAQAVQAALPLLTRGETQTVAFSPEVTIFVESFVPPPTLFMVGGVHISIALAAMAKVVGFRTVVIDAREAFATDERFGHVDELIIAWPDEALAGRLDARSSVAVLTHDPKLDDPALRVALRSPARYIGALGSSKTHTRRLERLAAEGFTPEELARIHGPIGLPIGAKTPEEIALSILAEVVQVARQGGHK; translated from the coding sequence ATGGGTACTATTTACGAATTGGTGCGTGATGCGGTACGCAACGGCCGCTCGTTAGCGACCATTACGGTGCTGGCGGGAGGGGCGGTTGGCGCGAAGATGGCCTGCACCCCGGACGGGCAGACGTTCGGTGATCTCGGCGATCCTACGCTCACGGCGCAGGCGGTGCAAGCAGCGTTACCGTTGCTGACGCGGGGCGAAACACAGACCGTCGCATTCTCGCCTGAGGTGACGATTTTTGTCGAGAGTTTTGTCCCACCACCAACGCTGTTTATGGTCGGAGGCGTGCATATCAGCATTGCTCTGGCCGCAATGGCGAAGGTAGTCGGTTTTCGGACCGTCGTGATCGATGCCCGTGAAGCATTTGCGACCGACGAGCGGTTTGGTCATGTTGATGAATTGATCATCGCATGGCCTGATGAGGCGTTAGCCGGGCGGCTCGATGCGCGCAGCAGTGTGGCGGTCCTAACCCACGACCCCAAGCTCGACGATCCGGCGTTGCGAGTCGCTTTACGCTCGCCGGCGCGATACATTGGCGCGTTAGGTAGCTCGAAAACGCATACTCGCCGCCTCGAACGGTTAGCCGCCGAGGGATTCACGCCCGAAGAGCTGGCCCGTATCCACGGCCCAATTGGGCTACCGATCGGTGCAAAAACTCCCGAAGAAATCGCGCTAAGTATTCTCGCCGAAGTGGTGCAGGTTGCCCGCCAAGGCGGACACAAGTAG
- the moaC gene encoding cyclic pyranopterin monophosphate synthase MoaC — translation MSGSIDQLSHLDAAGRARMVDVGNKAVTAREAIARGRVVMQPATLQLIVSGGMPKGDVLAVARVAGIMAAKRTAELIPLCHLLNLSHASVNFTPDPAGNALEIEATVRCTGQTGVEMEALTAVSIAALTIYDMCKAVDKTMQIDGIRLIAKRGGRSGDWQREESA, via the coding sequence ATGAGCGGATCAATTGATCAACTTAGCCATTTGGATGCTGCGGGTCGGGCCCGAATGGTTGATGTGGGGAACAAAGCAGTTACAGCGCGAGAAGCGATTGCTCGCGGGCGGGTTGTGATGCAACCGGCGACACTTCAACTGATTGTGAGTGGGGGTATGCCAAAAGGTGATGTGTTGGCGGTAGCGCGCGTTGCCGGTATTATGGCAGCAAAACGCACCGCCGAACTGATCCCCTTATGTCATCTTCTCAACCTTAGCCATGCTAGCGTCAACTTTACCCCTGATCCGGCAGGCAATGCACTGGAGATCGAAGCGACGGTCCGTTGCACCGGCCAGACTGGGGTGGAGATGGAAGCACTGACAGCGGTCAGTATCGCGGCACTGACCATCTACGATATGTGCAAGGCCGTTGATAAGACCATGCAAATCGACGGGATTCGACTGATCGCTAAGCGAGGTGGGCGTAGCGGCGACTGGCAGCGCGAGGAGTCGGCTTGA
- the mraZ gene encoding division/cell wall cluster transcriptional repressor MraZ, with the protein MFLGTHEHAIDEKGRLAIPARFRAELAGGMVLTRGFDRCLLIFPLPFWSDLTRRVSSLSLVDEDARMLRRLLFASASEQEMDRQGRVLLPQNLREIGGLVDQAILIGLDAFIEVWSPERWREVEERLVSQGPRFDEQMRKLGI; encoded by the coding sequence GTGTTTTTAGGTACCCACGAGCATGCCATCGATGAAAAAGGCCGACTGGCAATTCCGGCACGCTTTCGGGCGGAGCTGGCCGGTGGCATGGTGCTTACCCGTGGTTTCGACCGGTGTCTGCTCATCTTTCCACTACCGTTTTGGAGCGATCTCACCCGCCGGGTCAGCTCGTTGTCGTTGGTTGATGAAGATGCGCGCATGTTGCGCCGGCTACTCTTTGCCAGTGCCTCCGAGCAAGAGATGGATCGGCAGGGGCGTGTCCTTTTGCCCCAGAACCTACGCGAAATTGGCGGGTTGGTCGATCAGGCGATCCTGATCGGGCTTGATGCTTTTATTGAGGTGTGGTCACCGGAACGCTGGCGTGAGGTCGAAGAGCGGCTGGTAAGTCAGGGGCCGCGCTTTGATGAACAAATGCGGAAGTTGGGGATTTGA
- the rsmH gene encoding 16S rRNA (cytosine(1402)-N(4))-methyltransferase RsmH, with amino-acid sequence MVVTFQHVPVMVAEVVAALAPRPGGRYIDATVGGGGHALAVLQAARPGGRLLGIDADPAALVATADRLAEAGLREHAVLCHGSFADLAVIAGETGFINVDGILFDLGVSSYQLDTPERGFSFAADGPLDMRLDPTQGPTAADLVNTLSERELADVIFQYGEEHAARRIARAIVERRRTQPFQRTADLAAVIARVVGGRRGRIHPATRTFQALRIAVNRELDRLAAALPQAVHLLAPGGRLVVISFHSLEDRIVKQFMRAEAEGATPRLVINTKKPVAATDDEVATNPRARSAKLRVATRIV; translated from the coding sequence ATGGTGGTGACGTTCCAGCACGTACCGGTAATGGTGGCCGAAGTGGTTGCCGCACTTGCACCACGGCCCGGTGGTCGCTATATCGACGCAACGGTCGGTGGGGGTGGCCACGCGCTGGCAGTGCTGCAAGCAGCCCGGCCCGGTGGTCGGTTGCTTGGTATTGATGCCGACCCGGCGGCACTGGTTGCTACTGCCGATCGTTTGGCCGAGGCAGGTCTGCGTGAGCACGCGGTGTTGTGTCATGGTTCGTTCGCCGATTTGGCCGTGATCGCCGGTGAGACCGGCTTTATCAACGTTGATGGTATCTTGTTCGATCTTGGGGTGTCGTCGTACCAGCTTGATACACCGGAACGTGGGTTTTCGTTCGCCGCCGATGGTCCGCTTGATATGCGGCTTGATCCGACCCAAGGGCCAACTGCTGCCGATTTGGTCAATACCTTGAGTGAACGGGAATTAGCCGACGTTATTTTTCAATACGGCGAGGAACACGCGGCTCGCCGGATTGCCCGTGCGATTGTCGAACGCCGTCGTACTCAGCCGTTTCAGCGTACTGCCGATCTGGCAGCCGTGATCGCACGGGTTGTGGGTGGGCGCCGGGGGCGGATCCATCCGGCGACACGTACCTTTCAGGCCTTACGGATTGCCGTTAATCGTGAACTCGACCGGCTGGCTGCGGCATTACCGCAGGCGGTTCATCTGCTCGCACCGGGTGGCCGGTTGGTCGTGATAAGCTTTCATTCGCTCGAAGATCGGATAGTGAAGCAGTTTATGCGTGCTGAAGCCGAGGGTGCAACCCCCCGCTTAGTGATCAATACCAAGAAACCGGTAGCGGCAACCGATGATGAAGTGGCGACCAATCCCCGAGCGCGCAGTGCAAAGCTGCGGGTTGCGACGCGGATTGTATAG